From one Flavobacteriales bacterium genomic stretch:
- a CDS encoding universal stress protein — protein MQTVVIPTDFSESANHAIKYATALFEGQDVKFVFLHAYQIPVTVPSTVIVGADMLKEKAQKQVGELVSNYRNTLKHDAASNVDEGEVVDVLNTYLKENPDAMVVMGTKGNSVLSEFLIGSNTVNAIRYVHQPVLIVPKESRIEKPRVIVYAADLVQGPVGVDLTPLTRIAEMTNAEIRVLHVTKGDSVENIKSRMGVEDAIEKALKHIIHSYHYEEGDDIAHVISQFADLENASMVAMVARHNKFLDRIFHQSVTKKVALHSRIPILSLHANS, from the coding sequence ATGCAAACCGTTGTCATTCCAACCGACTTTAGCGAAAGCGCCAATCATGCCATAAAATATGCCACAGCCCTGTTTGAAGGACAGGATGTGAAGTTTGTTTTCCTGCATGCCTATCAAATCCCGGTAACCGTTCCTTCCACTGTGATCGTAGGTGCGGATATGTTGAAAGAAAAAGCACAGAAGCAGGTGGGGGAGTTGGTGAGTAATTACCGTAACACGTTGAAACATGATGCGGCATCCAATGTGGATGAAGGCGAGGTGGTGGATGTGTTGAACACCTATTTGAAAGAAAATCCGGATGCCATGGTGGTAATGGGTACCAAAGGAAACAGTGTCCTCAGTGAGTTTTTAATAGGAAGCAATACGGTGAATGCCATACGATATGTTCATCAGCCGGTGCTGATAGTACCTAAGGAGTCCAGGATCGAAAAACCCAGGGTGATCGTATATGCTGCAGATCTTGTACAAGGACCGGTGGGTGTGGACCTCACACCACTGACAAGGATAGCGGAGATGACCAACGCTGAGATCCGGGTGCTCCATGTTACGAAAGGAGATTCGGTAGAGAATATCAAAAGCAGAATGGGGGTGGAAGATGCGATTGAAAAAGCATTGAAACACATCATTCATTCCTATCATTATGAGGAAGGGGATGACATCGCCCATGTGATCAGTCAGTTTGCCGATCTGGAGAATGCCTCGATGGTTGCAATGGTGGCACGGCATAATAAATTCCTGGATCGCATATTTCATCAAAGTGTAACAAAGAAGGTAGCGCTGCATAGCAGAATTCCCATCCTGTCGTTGCACGCAAATAGCTAA